A genomic region of Gadus macrocephalus chromosome 5, ASM3116895v1 contains the following coding sequences:
- the LOC132457614 gene encoding insulinoma-associated protein 2 yields the protein MRACVPVRVCVSERREGVRRVQTPCRDKNKQGGPPQFCRVYFNVESTPATLSSVRRRDQCDHLSAVFTPLYTPVFFIQIYFLLGSASSAQVIRLFLCHAVVAVGAKKALAMPRGFLVKRHRRCPASYRSRSVTIETDASCDNGIAWVGNDNTREENTESALVNENPPQHQDRAMMSVFPFAPTEVGPRAVSREDPARVTAAWSPPHVESAREAEGERRRRAQLPEFEFEESVTEVDVLAPTGDFSRFCLPAAPTRHALTLTESYSPVKPVGTRLLDVHEEDQNKLLFSGRYLTTSAPLGAETPTGVPELPFLLSSASTSVSIERLLTHHRLAPCYGENPDDRGKNDATMNTLFPPLTLINHNNQQQQFALKKRAGGIEHEQRSSHRPAKPSAGQPAKKTKLHRKLNFEDEVTTSPVLGLRIKKECPEFRRLQREKSSLSTVENKPLGEFICQLCKEEYPDPFSLAQHKCSRIVRVEYRCPECDKVFSCPANLASHRRWHKPRPVTGLGKETTQQGAKNKSRTTSEGRGGLVQDDRPPTFLEMEGKENELLRVNGHPHPGTLLNNSCNSFHSQLHGVVPVDGDGLAPPGYDSSSRYGNSVGSGMELQHQSTRATDSPPSSLLPVSKSPKERVEQPASPQQLPPTAFVQSLPEEDIYECQYCGKKFRRQAYLRKHLAAHEMTARASSSPPLPYGSALEGHHRPNPMCACHLCGARFPSVEIRDKHRLWHAMRDELLGAGTMGSGIRAEVLHAHREDNGPVECDSPPQQIFPCKHCPSTFYSFPGLTRHMAKFHPTDSRQVMLMQMAIRP from the coding sequence atgcgtgcgtgtgtgcccgtgcgcgtgtgtgtgtcggagagaagggagggggtgcGGCGGGTGCAGACACCTTgcagggataaaaacaaacagggCGGACCACCACAGTTCTGTCGAGTTTACTTCAACGTGGAGTCGACACCTGCCACCCTGAGCTCTGTCCGGAGACGCGACCAGTGCGACCATCTCTCAGCTGTCTTCACACCTCTATACACGCcggttttttttattcaaatatattttttacttggAAGCGCTTCTTCTGCTCAAGTTATTCGATTATTTTTGTGTCACGCAGTGGTGGCTGTCGGCGCGAAGAAAGCCCTCGCCATGCCTCGCGGATTCCTAGTGAAGAGACACCGGCGTTGCCCGGCATCGTACAGATCGCGGAGCGTAACCATAGAGACAGACGCGTCGTGTGACAATGGCATCGCATGGGTCGGGAACGACAACACGCGAGAAGAAAATACAGAATCAGCGCTGGTCAATGAAAATCCGCCACAGCACCAGGACAGGGCGATGATGAGCGTTTTCCCATTCGCCCCGACAGAGGTAGGCCCGCGCGCTGTTAGCCGCGAGGATCCCGCGCGAGTCACAGCAGCGTGGAGCCCCCCGCACGTGGAGTCGGCGCGAGAGGCGGAGGGGGAAAGAAGGCGGCGCGCGCAGCTACCGGAGTTCGAGTTCGAGGAGTCGGTGACCGAAGTGGACGTGTTGGCTCCGACCGGTGATTTCTCGCGCTTTTGCTTACCCGCCGCCCCGACTCGCCACGCGCTGACGTTAACAGAGTCGTACAGCCCCGTCAAACCGGTGGGCACGAGACTGCTGGACGTCCACGAGGAAGACCAAAACAAACTTCTGTTCTCCGGGCGATACCTGACGACGTCGGCCCCGCTGGGGGCGGAAACACCCACCGGGGTACCGGAGCTGCCGTTCCTGTTGAGTTCCGCGTCGACGTCCGTCTCCATCGAGAGACTGCTGACTCACCACCGCCTCGCGCCGTGTTACGGTGAGAACCCCGACGACCGCGGGAAAAACGACGCCACCATGAACACACTGTTCCCGCCGCTGACGttgatcaaccacaacaaccagcagcagcagtttgCGTTGAAGAAACGCGCTGGGGGGATAGAGCATGAGCAGCGCTCTAGCCACCGACCCGCCAAACCTTCCGCGGGCCAGCccgccaaaaaaacaaaactccaCCGGAAGTTAAACTTTGAGGACGAGGTCACGACCTCGCCCGTGTTGGGGCTCCGCATCAAGAAGGAGTGCCCCGAGTTCAGGAGGCTCCAGCGGGAGAAGTCGTCGCTGTCCACAGTGGAGAACAAGCCGCTCGGCGAGTTCATCTGCCAGCTGTGTAAGGAGGAGTACCCCGACCCCTTCTCCCTCGCGCAGCACAAGTGCTCGCGGATCGTGCGCGTGGAGTACCGATGCCCTGAGTGTGATAAAGTGTTCAGCTGCCCTGCCAATCTGGCATCCCATCGTCGCTGGCATAAACCGCGCCCGGTGACCGGCCTGGGCAAAGAGACGACCCAGCAGGGGGCGAAGAACAAGTCCCGGACGACGTcggagggccggggggggctcGTGCAGGACGACCGGCCGCCGACCTTTTTAGAAATGGAGGGAAAAGAGAACGAACTGTTGCGCGTGAACGGCCATCCGCACCCCGGCACGCTCTTGAACAACTCTTGCAActcttttcactctcagctccACGGCGTGGTCCCGGTAGACGGTGACGGGCTCGCGCCACCCGGGTACGACTCTTCCTCGCGCTACGGGAATTCGGTCGGAAGCGGAATGGAGCTACAGCACCAGAGCACGAGAGCGACGGACAGCCCACCCTCGAGCCTCCTACCGGTCAGCAAAAGTCCGAAGGAGCGCGTGGAGCAACCCGCATCCCCACAACAACTTCCCCCGACCGCGTTCGTCCAGTCGCTCCCCGAAGAGGACATCTACGAGTGTCAATACTGCGGGAAAAAGTTCCGGAGACAAGCGTATTTAAGAAAACATTTGGCCGCTCACGAGATGACCGCGCGGGCCTCTTCTTCACCCCCGCTACCGTACGGCTCGGCGCTCGAGGGCCACCACAGACCCAATCCCATGTGCGCGTGTCACTTGTGCGGTGCCCGTTTCCCGTCCGTGGAAATCCGGGACAAACACCGGCTGTGGCACGCGATGAGGGACGAGTTACTGGGCGCGGGGACGATGGGAAGCGGGATCAGAGCCGAAGTTCTGCACGCGCACAGAGAGGACAACGGCCCGGTGGAATGTGACTCGCCGCCGCAGCAGATCTTCCCGTGCAAACACTGCCCCTCCACGTTCTACAGTTTCCCGGGACTCACACGACACATGGCCAAGTTTCACCCAACCGACAGCCGCCAGGTGATGCTGATGCAGATGGCCATCAGGCCGTGA